The following proteins are encoded in a genomic region of Enterocloster clostridioformis:
- a CDS encoding BlaI/MecI/CopY family transcriptional regulator produces the protein MARPAEAPLNYLGGKKKLSATEFEFMKFIWKHPEGVSSEEIYQAFPQARGTKSTILYHLSEKGYVDKKQSGLHHFYTVLVTQEEYEQALLRQQIEGVLGNTSFERLVAAFCGKTLSKAQIEKTRNLLKELEDELEDK, from the coding sequence ATGGCAAGACCTGCTGAAGCACCTTTAAATTATCTGGGTGGAAAGAAAAAACTTTCTGCTACAGAGTTTGAATTTATGAAATTTATTTGGAAACATCCAGAAGGTGTCAGTAGTGAGGAAATCTATCAGGCATTTCCACAAGCAAGAGGTACAAAAAGTACGATTTTGTATCATCTTTCTGAAAAGGGCTACGTTGATAAAAAGCAAAGTGGACTCCATCATTTCTATACGGTTTTAGTCACACAGGAAGAATATGAGCAGGCATTACTTCGCCAACAGATTGAGGGGGTATTGGGTAATACTTCTTTTGAACGCCTAGTTGCTGCCTTCTGTGGGAAGACATTGTCAAAAGCACAGATAGAAAAAACCAGAAATCTTTTAAAGGAGCTGGAAGATGAGCTGGAAGATAAGTGA
- a CDS encoding conjugal transfer protein codes for MIQIRKEENQKKQKEKKLKVYKVNTHKKTVIALWVLLAVSFLFAVYKNFTAIDIHTVHETKVIEEKIIDTHKIENFVENFAEVYYSWEQSAASIDNRTNALKGYLTGELQALNVDTVRKDIPVSSALTDFQIWEIIEEKEQHYQVTYTVEQRITEGESSKTVRSAYQVTVYVDGSGNLTIVQNPTITSVPVKSGYTPKAVQSDGTVDSITTEEINEFLTTFFKLYPTATAKELTYYVNEGVLKPVGKEYIFSELVNPVYNRKGNQVTASLAVKYLDNQTMTTQISQFDLVLEKNGENWKIVK; via the coding sequence ATGATTCAGATTAGAAAAGAGGAAAACCAGAAAAAGCAGAAAGAAAAGAAGCTGAAAGTTTACAAAGTCAATACCCACAAAAAAACCGTGATTGCCCTGTGGGTGCTTCTGGCGGTGAGTTTCCTGTTTGCCGTCTATAAGAATTTCACGGCGATAGACATCCACACTGTCCATGAAACCAAAGTGATTGAGGAAAAAATCATTGACACCCACAAGATAGAAAACTTTGTGGAGAATTTCGCAGAAGTCTACTATTCATGGGAACAGTCCGCCGCTTCCATTGATAACCGGACAAATGCTTTAAAAGGGTATCTCACCGGAGAACTGCAAGCCCTGAATGTAGATACCGTCCGAAAGGACATCCCCGTATCGTCTGCCCTGACTGACTTTCAGATATGGGAAATCATAGAAGAAAAGGAGCAGCATTATCAAGTGACCTATACGGTAGAACAGCGTATCACAGAGGGGGAATCCAGTAAAACCGTCCGTTCCGCTTATCAGGTGACAGTCTATGTGGATGGCTCTGGAAACCTGACGATTGTTCAGAATCCTACCATCACCAGCGTTCCCGTAAAATCCGGCTACACTCCAAAAGCAGTACAAAGTGACGGTACGGTGGATTCCATCACTACGGAGGAAATCAACGAATTTCTCACTACCTTTTTCAAGCTGTACCCTACGGCAACCGCAAAGGAGCTGACCTATTATGTGAATGAGGGCGTGCTGAAACCTGTGGGGAAAGAATATATCTTCTCGGAACTGGTGAATCCGGTTTACAACCGAAAAGGGAATCAGGTGACAGCTTCCCTTGCGGTGAAATATCTGGATAATCAGACTATGACAACACAGATATCACAGTTTGACCTTGTTCTAGAGAAGAATGGGGAGAATTGGAAGATTGTTAAATAA
- a CDS encoding lysozyme family protein encodes MKLRHLFFACSGVFVMMFSLLLLVVIVFSDEEDGGSGGNLIYGGMSVSQEVLAHKPMLEKYAREYGIEEYLNVLLAIIQVESGGTLEDVMQSSESLGLPPNSLSTEESIKQGCKYFSELLAAAETKGCDLNSVIQSYNYGGGFLDYVAGHGKKYTFELAESFARDKSGGKKVTYTNPVAVEKNGGWRYSYGNMFYVLLVSQYLTVAQFDDETVQAIMEEALKYEGWTYVYGGDSPSTSFDCSGLVQWCYGKAGIALPRTAQEQYNVTQHIPLSEAKAGDLVFFHSTYNAGTYITHVGLYVGNNRMYHAGNPIGYADLTGSYWQQHLAGAGRIKQ; translated from the coding sequence ATGAAGTTAAGACACCTTTTCTTCGCCTGTTCCGGCGTGTTCGTGATGATGTTTTCCCTGCTCCTTTTGGTGGTGATTGTCTTCTCGGATGAGGAAGACGGCGGAAGCGGCGGAAACCTTATCTATGGGGGTATGAGCGTGTCACAGGAAGTCCTCGCTCATAAACCTATGCTGGAAAAGTATGCAAGGGAATATGGCATAGAGGAATACTTAAATGTGCTGCTCGCCATCATTCAGGTGGAATCCGGCGGCACACTGGAAGACGTTATGCAGTCCTCGGAATCTCTGGGGCTTCCCCCGAACTCCCTTAGCACAGAGGAATCCATCAAACAGGGCTGCAAATATTTCTCGGAACTGCTCGCAGCGGCAGAAACAAAGGGCTGCGACTTAAACAGTGTGATTCAGTCCTACAATTACGGTGGCGGTTTCCTAGACTATGTGGCAGGACACGGAAAAAAGTACACCTTTGAACTGGCAGAGAGCTTCGCAAGGGACAAATCCGGCGGAAAGAAAGTCACCTACACCAACCCTGTTGCCGTAGAAAAAAACGGGGGCTGGCGGTATTCCTACGGAAATATGTTTTACGTCCTTTTAGTATCGCAATACCTGACCGTGGCACAGTTTGATGATGAAACGGTGCAGGCTATCATGGAGGAAGCCTTAAAATATGAGGGCTGGACGTATGTGTACGGGGGCGATTCCCCCTCCACTTCCTTTGACTGTTCGGGACTGGTGCAGTGGTGCTATGGCAAGGCAGGAATCGCCCTGCCACGGACAGCACAGGAACAGTACAATGTAACACAGCACATCCCTCTGTCCGAAGCAAAAGCAGGGGATTTGGTCTTTTTCCACTCCACCTATAACGCCGGAACCTATATCACCCATGTGGGGCTATATGTGGGAAATAACCGGATGTACCATGCCGGAAATCCCATTGGTTATGCAGACCTGACAGGCTCCTACTGGCAACAGCACCTTGCCGGAGCCGGACGAATCAAACAATAG
- a CDS encoding CD3337/EF1877 family mobilome membrane protein, with the protein MKIRKPIQQGTALVPCRIKGQNSLKKIGSIAGKVLLALLLILLLLAVFGTAAHAAGLVDDTVDAANEYSKYPLDNYQLDFYVDSGWDWLPWNWLDGIGKQVMYGLYAITNFIWTISLYLSNATGYLIQEAYSLDFISSTADSIGKNMQTLAGVTTGGLSSEGFYIGFLLILILVVGIYVAYTGLIKRETTKAIHAVVNFVVVFVLSAAFIAYAPDYIGKINEFSADISNASLTLGTKIVLPNSESQGKDSVDLIRDSLFSIQVKQPWLLLQYGNSDVESIGTDRVESLLSTSPDENNGQDREEIVVEEIEDRENTNLTITKTINRLGTVFFLFMFNIGISVFVFLLTGIMIFSQVLFIIYAMFLPVSFLLSMVPSFEGMSKRAITKLFNTILTRAGITLIITVAFSISTMLYNLSGEYPFFLTAFLQIVTFAGIYFKLGDLMGMFSLQSGDSQSMGSRIMRRPRMLMHAHMHRLQHKLGRSVTALGAGTAAYHAGKQAGSDQKNASNSGSSKRTQADHSRPDGQTAPEKESAWKRAGSAVGAVADTKDKIADTAGQLREQAKDLPVNAKYALYHGKTQVSEGVQDFTSSVTQTRTARAEQRNAQAESRRQTIAERRAELEQAKQPQKTASEAPKGAAPVHERPVTTKQPENFRNHADTAHAGKPAIQPAPPSIRERGQVSYEGTVAERASVPVVKAASIHYEHTPPVRAERQIVPPASPVQPDERQKTAPTTTPAAPRPVRPIQNDTAPVIPEGKRAAPAVKESNFTIRRTTARKEWTKTVKAAAKQKKGEKP; encoded by the coding sequence ATGAAGATAAGAAAGCCCATCCAGCAGGGGACAGCCCTTGTCCCTTGCCGGATAAAGGGACAAAACTCTTTAAAAAAAATCGGGAGTATAGCAGGAAAAGTGCTGCTGGCACTCCTGCTCATCCTCCTGCTGCTGGCAGTCTTCGGTACTGCCGCCCACGCTGCCGGACTGGTGGATGATACGGTGGACGCTGCCAACGAATACAGCAAATATCCTCTGGACAACTACCAGCTTGATTTTTATGTGGACAGCGGATGGGACTGGCTCCCGTGGAACTGGCTGGACGGTATCGGAAAACAGGTAATGTACGGGCTGTATGCCATCACAAATTTTATCTGGACCATCAGCCTGTACCTTTCCAACGCCACAGGGTATCTGATTCAGGAAGCCTACTCGCTGGACTTCATTTCCTCCACGGCGGATTCCATCGGGAAAAATATGCAGACCCTTGCAGGCGTTACCACAGGCGGCTTGTCCTCGGAGGGATTTTATATCGGGTTCCTGCTGATTCTCATTCTGGTGGTGGGGATTTACGTTGCCTACACAGGGCTTATCAAACGGGAAACTACAAAAGCCATCCATGCCGTTGTCAATTTTGTGGTAGTGTTCGTGCTGTCCGCTGCCTTTATCGCCTACGCTCCTGATTATATCGGGAAAATCAATGAATTTTCCGCAGACATCAGCAATGCCAGCCTGACCCTTGGCACAAAGATTGTGCTGCCCAACTCGGAAAGTCAGGGAAAAGATAGTGTGGATTTGATACGGGACAGCCTGTTTTCCATTCAGGTCAAGCAGCCGTGGCTCCTGCTGCAATATGGCAACTCGGATGTGGAAAGCATTGGAACAGACCGTGTGGAAAGCCTGCTTTCAACCAGTCCAGACGAAAACAACGGGCAGGACAGGGAAGAAATCGTGGTGGAGGAAATCGAAGACAGGGAAAACACGAACCTTACCATCACAAAGACCATCAACCGATTGGGAACTGTCTTCTTCCTGTTCATGTTCAATATCGGTATCTCCGTTTTTGTATTCCTGCTCACGGGGATAATGATTTTCTCACAGGTGCTTTTTATCATCTACGCCATGTTCCTGCCTGTGAGCTTTCTCCTTAGCATGGTTCCCTCTTTTGAGGGGATGTCAAAACGTGCCATCACGAAACTGTTCAATACCATCCTTACCAGAGCCGGAATCACCCTGATTATCACGGTAGCGTTCAGTATTTCCACCATGCTCTACAACCTGTCTGGGGAATATCCGTTCTTCCTGACGGCGTTCTTGCAGATAGTGACCTTTGCCGGAATTTATTTCAAGCTGGGGGATTTGATGGGGATGTTCTCCTTACAGAGCGGTGATTCCCAAAGCATGGGAAGCCGTATCATGCGAAGACCCCGTATGCTCATGCACGCCCATATGCACCGTTTACAGCATAAGTTAGGACGTTCTGTGACAGCTCTTGGGGCTGGAACAGCTGCATACCACGCAGGGAAACAGGCTGGCTCAGACCAGAAAAATGCTTCCAACTCCGGTTCCTCCAAACGGACACAGGCAGACCACAGCAGACCAGACGGACAGACAGCACCGGAAAAGGAATCTGCATGGAAACGGGCTGGCTCTGCGGTGGGTGCAGTGGCAGATACCAAAGATAAGATAGCCGATACTGCCGGACAGCTTCGGGAGCAGGCAAAAGATTTGCCTGTCAATGCAAAGTACGCCCTTTACCACGGGAAAACACAGGTATCAGAGGGAGTACAGGATTTTACTTCCAGCGTGACCCAGACCCGAACTGCCAGAGCCGAACAGCGGAACGCACAGGCAGAAAGCCGCAGACAGACCATTGCAGAACGCAGGGCGGAACTGGAACAGGCAAAACAGCCGCAAAAGACTGCTTCCGAAGCACCCAAAGGGGCGGCTCCTGTCCATGAACGCCCTGTTACTACAAAGCAGCCGGAAAATTTCCGAAATCATGCAGATACCGCTCATGCAGGAAAGCCAGCTATACAGCCAGCTCCCCCATCCATCAGGGAACGGGGACAGGTTTCTTATGAGGGGACTGTGGCAGAACGGGCTTCGGTTCCGGTGGTAAAAGCTGCTTCCATCCACTATGAACATACACCGCCTGTAAGGGCAGAACGCCAGATAGTCCCACCGGCTTCCCCTGTCCAGCCAGATGAAAGACAAAAGACAGCTCCAACCACCACACCTGCTGCTCCCCGTCCGGTAAGACCTATCCAGAACGATACGGCTCCTGTGATACCGGAAGGAAAACGGGCTGCTCCTGCGGTTAAGGAATCGAACTTTACCATCCGGCGTACCACAGCCAGAAAGGAGTGGACAAAAACAGTAAAAGCGGCTGCCAAACAGAAGAAAGGGGAGAAACCATGA